In Mycobacterium sp. 050128, one genomic interval encodes:
- a CDS encoding GNAT family N-acetyltransferase → MNGASSTQTDDSSTQVLKRERKDLSEEVQRVGRLPVPALDPPYEMRAAVGGDAEMVSEWMNRPHLAETWEYNWPVSRWRQHLDAQLEGTYSLPLIATLRGEECAYLEIYWAAKDMISRHYDAHPYDIGLHAAIADLRLVNRGFGPRVLPRIVASVFEQEPRCDRMMFDPDHRNTTVRRLCEYVGCRSLGEHDAPKRRMVLYALERATHSW, encoded by the coding sequence ATGAACGGAGCCTCAAGCACCCAGACCGATGATTCGTCGACCCAGGTACTGAAGCGTGAGCGCAAGGATCTCTCCGAAGAGGTCCAGCGCGTTGGCCGGCTTCCGGTCCCCGCGCTGGACCCGCCATACGAGATGCGCGCCGCGGTCGGCGGCGACGCAGAAATGGTGTCGGAGTGGATGAATCGCCCTCATCTCGCCGAGACCTGGGAGTACAACTGGCCGGTGTCGCGCTGGCGCCAGCACCTTGATGCACAGCTCGAGGGAACCTATTCGCTGCCGCTGATCGCCACCCTGCGCGGCGAAGAGTGCGCCTACCTCGAGATCTATTGGGCAGCAAAGGATATGATTTCGCGTCATTACGACGCTCATCCCTACGACATCGGACTACACGCGGCCATCGCGGATCTGAGATTGGTCAATCGCGGCTTCGGCCCGCGGGTGCTGCCGCGAATCGTGGCCAGCGTGTTCGAACAGGAACCACGCTGCGATCGGATGATGTTCGACCCGGATCACCGCAACACCACCGTGCGCCGGCTGTGCGAGTACGTCGGATGCCGGTCGCTGGGTGAGCACGACGCGCCGAAGCGGCGGATGGTGCTCTACGCGTTGGAGCGTGCGACCCACTCCTGGTAG
- a CDS encoding ferredoxin reductase has product MGSTLHSLTRWSKAPAKGVTAAKSWVNVPRGLAARATTPLLPDDYLKLLNPLWSARELRGLIVDVHPETADSATVTIKPGWGFSGKYRPGQYVGIGLRIDGRWHWRSYSLTSIPQRDNKNITITVKATPEGFLSTHLVNGVEPGTIVRLATPKGEFALPDPPPAKILFVTAGSGITPVMAMLRTLKSRGHGADIVHLHSAPTADDVIFHDELRELETNEPGYRLHLHLTETAGHLDFSELTGIVGDWKQRPTWACGPPALLDTVERVWKDAGRGDQLHMERFTIAATDKGGEGGTVNFSISDKTIEIDGATSLLEAGEKVGIQMPFGCRMGICQTCVLPLEAGHVRDFRSGTEHGAGDRIQTCISTASGDCTLKI; this is encoded by the coding sequence ATGGGATCTACGCTGCACAGCCTGACTCGCTGGAGCAAGGCGCCCGCCAAGGGCGTCACTGCTGCCAAGTCCTGGGTCAACGTGCCACGGGGATTAGCCGCCCGGGCGACGACTCCATTGCTGCCGGACGACTACCTCAAGCTGCTCAATCCCTTGTGGTCGGCGCGCGAACTGCGCGGCCTCATCGTCGACGTGCACCCGGAGACCGCGGATTCCGCGACCGTGACCATCAAACCTGGGTGGGGCTTCTCCGGGAAATACCGGCCGGGCCAGTACGTCGGCATCGGATTGCGGATCGACGGACGATGGCATTGGCGCTCATACTCGCTGACCTCAATTCCGCAGCGCGACAACAAGAACATCACGATCACCGTCAAGGCAACCCCCGAGGGCTTCCTATCCACGCACCTGGTCAACGGCGTGGAACCGGGCACCATCGTGCGGTTGGCGACTCCGAAGGGAGAGTTCGCACTGCCCGACCCGCCACCGGCGAAGATCCTGTTCGTCACGGCCGGCAGCGGGATCACACCGGTGATGGCGATGTTGCGCACCCTGAAGTCCAGGGGCCACGGCGCCGACATTGTGCACCTGCACTCGGCACCGACGGCCGACGACGTGATTTTTCACGACGAACTGCGCGAGCTCGAGACCAATGAGCCCGGGTATCGACTTCACTTGCACCTCACCGAAACTGCGGGCCACCTCGACTTCAGCGAACTGACCGGCATCGTGGGTGACTGGAAGCAGCGCCCGACCTGGGCATGCGGGCCGCCCGCCCTGCTCGACACGGTCGAACGGGTCTGGAAGGACGCGGGTCGCGGCGACCAGCTGCATATGGAGCGTTTCACCATCGCCGCCACCGACAAAGGCGGCGAGGGCGGCACCGTCAACTTCTCGATATCCGACAAGACGATCGAAATCGATGGTGCCACATCTCTTTTGGAGGCAGGCGAGAAAGTAGGCATCCAGATGCCGTTCGGCTGCCGCATGGGCATCTGCCAAACCTGCGTGCTCCCACTGGAGGCGGGGCACGTGCGCGACTTCCGGTCCGGAACCGAACACGGCGCGGGCGACCGCATCCAGACGTGTATCTCGACGGCATCCGGCGACTGCACTCTCAAGATCTGA
- a CDS encoding fatty acid desaturase family protein, with the protein MAITDVTQYAHLSDEDVEALGRELDAIRADIEESRGERDARYIRRAVQLQRALVVGARIVLMASNNRYAWVAGTAMLGTGKIIENMELGHNITHGQWDWMNDPEIHSTEWEWDTTSPSVHWKKSHNFIHHKYTNIVGMDDDVGYGIMRVTRDEPWARWMIGNPIYNLLLGTLFEWGVAAHGLELSRVRRHEKTWAEVRKDLRIILKKIGKQVGKDYIVFPALAGRNWKHTLRANAVANLIRNYWSYMVIFCGHFPDGAEKFTKEEFENETQAQWYLRQMLGSANFHAGPVLAFMSGNLCYQIEHHLFPDLPSNRYAEISVRVRELCEKYDLPYTTGSLGRQYWQSFWTILKLALPDKLLNGTPDDAPETHSELKFRVREGLRESFVDPATGKRRGLRTALRELQAARAAA; encoded by the coding sequence ATGGCTATTACCGACGTAACGCAATACGCACATCTCAGCGACGAGGACGTCGAGGCGCTCGGGCGCGAACTCGACGCGATCCGCGCCGATATCGAGGAGTCCCGCGGCGAGCGCGACGCCCGGTATATCCGGCGAGCCGTACAGCTGCAACGCGCCTTGGTGGTCGGCGCGCGGATCGTATTGATGGCCAGCAACAATCGGTACGCCTGGGTTGCCGGGACGGCGATGCTGGGTACCGGCAAGATCATCGAGAACATGGAACTCGGCCACAACATCACGCACGGTCAGTGGGACTGGATGAATGATCCGGAAATCCATTCGACCGAATGGGAATGGGACACGACCTCACCGAGCGTGCACTGGAAGAAGTCGCACAACTTCATCCACCACAAGTACACCAACATCGTCGGCATGGACGACGATGTCGGTTACGGCATCATGCGGGTCACCCGCGACGAGCCCTGGGCGCGGTGGATGATCGGCAACCCGATCTACAACCTGCTGCTGGGCACGCTGTTCGAATGGGGTGTGGCGGCACACGGGCTGGAACTTTCCCGGGTCCGCAGACACGAGAAAACGTGGGCCGAAGTCCGCAAGGACCTGCGCATCATCCTCAAGAAGATCGGTAAGCAGGTCGGCAAGGACTACATCGTTTTTCCGGCGTTGGCCGGACGCAACTGGAAGCACACGCTGCGGGCCAACGCCGTCGCCAACCTGATCCGCAACTACTGGTCCTACATGGTGATCTTCTGCGGTCACTTCCCCGACGGCGCCGAGAAATTCACCAAAGAAGAGTTCGAGAACGAGACGCAAGCGCAGTGGTACCTGCGCCAGATGTTGGGCTCGGCGAACTTCCATGCCGGGCCTGTGCTGGCGTTCATGAGTGGCAATTTGTGCTACCAGATCGAGCACCATCTCTTTCCCGACCTGCCGAGCAATCGCTATGCGGAGATCTCGGTCCGAGTGCGCGAGCTGTGCGAGAAGTACGATCTGCCCTACACGACGGGATCTCTTGGCCGGCAGTATTGGCAGTCGTTCTGGACGATCCTCAAACTCGCCCTGCCCGACAAGCTGCTCAACGGGACGCCCGACGATGCCCCGGAGACTCACTCGGAGTTGAAGTTCCGCGTACGTGAGGGGCTACGGGAAAGCTTCGTCGACCCCGCGACCGGCAAACGGCGGGGCCTGCGCACGGCGCTGCGCGAGCTACAGGCGGCCCGAGCCGCCGCCTGA
- a CDS encoding ABC transporter ATP-binding protein/permease, protein MARGFQGALLRGFGARDHVAIVLETVHIAPHFVRVRMESATLFDDVEAEPAAWLRFWFPDPAGSDTEFQRGYTISAADAPTGRFAIDVVLHEPAGPASTWARTVAPGTTIAVMSLMGSSRFDPPEEQPAGYLLIGDSASIPGMNGIVATIPDDVPIEMYLEQHDDHDTAIPITQHPRLRVHWVPRRDEKSLADAIEDRDWSNWYAWATPEATTLKAVRKRLKEAFGFPKSEVHAQAYWSAGREMGTTRGGDAEITSACTDESTPESVAAQPETAPTAVDEVTVRANPGNWRAQAAGRLLAPLRSALILSGVLQAVITLVQLAPFVLLVELARLLVTGAGAARLWDVGIAAVVLLGLGTLLGAALTLWLHVIDARFASELRSRLLGKMSRLPLGWFTSRGSGSIKQLVTDDTLSLHYLVTHAIPDAVNAIVAPVAVLVYLFAVDWRVALVLFAPVLVYLVMASALSIQSGPKIAQSARWAERMTSEAGAYLEGQPVIRVFGGAAASSFRRRLDEYVGFLVAWQRPLAGKKTAMDLATRPSTFLWLISVIGTLLVVTHRMDPVNLLPFLLLGTTFGVRLLGIAYGLGGIRTGMLAARRLQIALDEQDLGVTEQPGAVAGDTADTVVFDRVGFSYRPGVPVIQDVSLELRPGTVTALVGPSGSGKSTLAALLARFHDVDYGAIRVGGQDIRSLTADELYTRVGFVLQETQLVQGTVAENIALAVPDATLEQIQAAAREAQIHDRILRLPQGYDTMLGANAALSGGERQRLTIARAILADTGVLILDEATAFADPESEYLVQQALNRLTQDRTVLVIAHRLHTVTRADQIIVLDHGQVAERGTHEELLGADGRYRRLWDTGQGTPVVATGAAQEGRR, encoded by the coding sequence ATGGCCCGCGGGTTCCAGGGCGCGCTATTGCGCGGATTCGGCGCGCGCGATCACGTCGCAATCGTGCTCGAAACCGTGCATATCGCACCGCATTTCGTGCGGGTCCGGATGGAGTCGGCAACCCTGTTCGACGACGTCGAGGCCGAGCCCGCCGCTTGGCTGCGGTTCTGGTTCCCCGACCCGGCCGGATCCGACACCGAGTTCCAGCGCGGCTACACGATCTCCGCGGCCGATGCCCCGACCGGCCGCTTCGCGATCGACGTCGTGCTGCACGAACCCGCCGGCCCGGCCTCGACGTGGGCGCGCACCGTCGCGCCCGGCACCACGATCGCGGTGATGTCGCTGATGGGCTCGTCGCGGTTCGACCCGCCCGAAGAGCAGCCGGCCGGTTACCTGCTGATCGGCGACTCGGCGTCGATCCCCGGGATGAACGGCATCGTCGCCACGATTCCCGACGACGTTCCGATCGAGATGTACCTCGAGCAGCACGACGACCACGACACGGCGATCCCGATCACGCAGCATCCCCGATTGCGGGTGCACTGGGTACCTCGACGGGACGAGAAATCGCTGGCCGACGCCATCGAGGACCGCGACTGGTCGAACTGGTATGCCTGGGCGACACCCGAGGCCACCACGCTGAAGGCCGTGCGCAAGCGACTGAAGGAAGCCTTCGGCTTTCCCAAGTCCGAGGTTCACGCGCAGGCGTACTGGAGCGCCGGGCGCGAAATGGGCACCACCCGCGGCGGCGACGCGGAGATCACCTCGGCGTGCACCGACGAATCGACGCCGGAAAGCGTTGCGGCGCAGCCCGAGACAGCGCCGACCGCCGTTGACGAGGTGACCGTCCGGGCGAACCCCGGCAACTGGCGCGCTCAAGCCGCCGGCCGGTTGCTCGCGCCGCTGCGTTCGGCGCTGATCCTGTCCGGCGTGCTGCAGGCCGTGATCACACTCGTGCAGCTCGCGCCGTTCGTGCTGCTGGTCGAGCTCGCCCGTCTCCTGGTGACCGGCGCCGGCGCGGCGCGATTGTGGGATGTGGGAATTGCCGCCGTCGTCCTGCTGGGTTTGGGCACGCTGCTGGGTGCCGCCCTCACCCTCTGGCTGCACGTGATCGACGCCCGGTTCGCCAGCGAACTGCGCTCGCGGTTGTTGGGCAAGATGTCGCGGCTGCCGCTGGGCTGGTTCACCTCCCGTGGGTCGGGCTCGATCAAGCAGCTGGTCACCGACGACACCCTGTCGCTGCACTATCTGGTCACGCACGCGATCCCGGACGCGGTCAATGCGATCGTCGCGCCGGTGGCGGTGCTGGTCTATCTGTTTGCCGTCGACTGGCGAGTGGCGCTGGTCTTGTTCGCGCCGGTGCTGGTCTATCTCGTGATGGCGTCGGCGCTCTCGATTCAATCGGGTCCGAAGATCGCGCAGTCGGCGCGCTGGGCCGAACGAATGACCTCCGAGGCCGGTGCTTACCTCGAGGGCCAGCCGGTGATCCGCGTGTTCGGTGGCGCGGCGGCGTCGAGCTTCCGGCGCCGGCTGGACGAGTACGTCGGATTCCTGGTGGCCTGGCAGCGCCCGCTGGCAGGCAAGAAAACCGCGATGGATCTAGCCACCCGCCCGTCCACCTTCCTGTGGCTGATCTCGGTGATCGGCACGCTGCTGGTCGTCACGCACCGGATGGATCCGGTCAACCTGCTGCCGTTCTTGTTGCTGGGCACCACCTTCGGTGTCCGGCTGCTCGGCATCGCCTACGGGCTCGGCGGCATTCGCACCGGAATGCTCGCCGCCCGACGCCTGCAAATCGCGCTCGACGAGCAAGACCTCGGGGTGACCGAGCAGCCGGGTGCGGTGGCCGGTGACACCGCGGACACCGTGGTGTTCGACCGCGTCGGCTTCAGTTATCGCCCCGGCGTTCCGGTGATCCAGGACGTATCGCTGGAGCTGCGCCCGGGAACGGTGACCGCGCTCGTCGGCCCGTCCGGATCCGGCAAGTCGACGCTGGCGGCTCTGCTGGCCCGGTTCCACGACGTGGATTACGGCGCGATACGTGTTGGTGGACAAGACATTCGGTCGTTGACCGCCGATGAGCTCTACACCCGGGTCGGGTTCGTGCTGCAGGAGACTCAGCTGGTGCAGGGCACTGTCGCGGAAAACATCGCGCTGGCCGTCCCGGACGCCACCCTCGAACAGATCCAGGCCGCCGCCCGCGAGGCGCAGATCCATGACCGGATACTGCGGCTGCCGCAGGGCTACGACACCATGCTGGGCGCGAATGCCGCACTCTCGGGCGGTGAGCGCCAACGCCTCACCATCGCCCGCGCGATCCTCGCCGACACCGGCGTCCTGATTCTCGACGAGGCCACCGCATTCGCCGATCCGGAGTCGGAATACCTTGTGCAGCAAGCACTTAACCGGCTAACCCAGGACCGGACCGTGTTGGTGATCGCGCACCGGCTGCACACCGTCACCCGGGCTGACCAGATCATCGTGCTCGATCACGGCCAGGTCGCCGAACGCGGCACCCACGAGGAGTTGCTCGGCGCCGACGGACGGTATCGCCGGTTGTGGGATACCGGTCAGGGCACTCCGGTGGTCGCGACCGGCGCGGCGCAGGAGGGCCGGCGATGA